In Nocardioides nitrophenolicus, the genomic window AGATCCGCTCCATGACCTGGTCCATCTCCTCGCGGCACTCCTCGGGCCACAGGTCCGGCGCGTCCGGGCGGTGGTGGTCGCGCCACTCGAAGAAGAGGTCGTGGGTGATCGAGGGGAAGTCGTTGGTCACCAGCGCCCGGGTCGGTACGTCGACCAGCGCCGGGACCGTGATGCCGCGGTCGTACGCCGGGTCCCGGGCGAGGTAGGCCTGCTGCAGTCGCTCGTAGCGCAGCACCGGGTCGACCCCGCCGGGGTCGAGGTCGAAGGTCCAGCTGCGCTCGTCGTGGGTGGGGCCGGCGAGCCCCATCGAGACGACGTCCTCCAGGCCGAGCAGGGAGCGCACGATGATCGCCCGGTTCGCCCACGGGCAGGCCCGGGCGGCGACCAGTCGGTAGCGCCCGGGCTGGACCGGCCAGGTCGGCACGTCGAGCTCGCCCACGTACGGGTCCTGGCTGCGTCCCGGCTCGCGGGTGACCCGGTCGGAGACGTACCTCATGTCCCGCTCGAAGGAGGTGCCCTCCGCGGCGTACGCCGCCACGTCGCGGCTCAGTCCTTCTTCACGGCGTCGGCGATGTCGGCGGGAGTCACGTCCACGTGGTCGGGGTCGGCCTGTGCGTCGATGCCGGTGACGGGCGGCGGGGCAGGCTCCTTGCGGGGCTTGGCGACCGGCGCCGGGTCGAGGCCGAGCTCCTCGGTCACGTTGACCGGCTCGTCGGGCGAGATCGTGAGAGACGGCTCGGCATCAGCGCCGCGTGCCCGGCGGATGGCCCCCTGGGCGAGGCCCACCGCCGCTCCGGCCACGGCTGCCGGTGCCTTGGCGGCGGTGCCGACGACGCGCTTGATGGTGTCGATCGGGGCGAGGTGGGTCACGGGAGGCTCCTCCGCTGGTCGGGTCTCGGGACGTCCGCCCAGTACCCGGTGGCGCCGACGGCACTCACGCCGCCCTCGTGACCGAGCCTGCCTGCGCCCGGGTCGACCCCCTGTGTGATGCTTTTCGTTCGCACCTAGCGGGCCAGACCACGACGACGGACACCGGGGGACAGGGTTGAGCGACATCGCCGCCGAGTTGGCGCGCGTCAAGGGCGCCTTCGCGCAGCCGACGCTGACCCTGCTCCACCAGCGGCAGGCGCCGGTCGTGATCACGATCTTCCGGGCAGCCTTCGGGCGCAACAACCGGCCGATCCCGACGGCGCGGCTGCACACCCAGGTCGAGGAGCACCTCGCCGAGATCCGCAACGCGGGCGACGCCGACCTGCCGACGGGCAGCGGGCGCGACATCTGCCAGCGCTGGATGAGGGGGCAGTGGCTGGTGCGCTCGCTCGACGAGCAGGGCAACGAGGTCTACTCGCTGACCTCCCACGCCCAGCAGGCCCTGGAGCTGGTCAAGAACCTCGCGCGGGACCGGGCCACGCTGAGCGAGCACCGGATCGCGACCATCCTGAGCACCGTACGCCGGTTCAACTCCGAGGCGAACCCCGACCGCAGCGCCCGGGTCACCCTGCTCAACGACGAGATCGCGCGGCTCAAGGTGGAGCGCGACCGGCTGGTCGACGGGGCCGAGATGGTGAGCGCGACCGAGGACTACATGCTCGAGGGGTTCACCGAGCTGCTCTCGCTGATCTCCGCCCTCCCCAGCGACTTCGCGCGGGTCGAGGAGCGGTTCGCGACCATCCGCGGCGAGATCCTGGCGGCCTTCCGGGCCGAGGACCGGCCGGCGGGCGAGGTGATCGACGACTACCTGGCCCGGGCCGACGCGCTGATCACGGCGACCCAGGAGGGCCGGGCGTTCGAGGGGGCGTTCGCGCTGCTGCGCGACGACGGCCTGGTGACCCAGCTGCGCGAGGACCTGAACGCGCTGCTGGAGCACCCGCTCTCGCCGGGGATCCTCGGTGAGGCCGACCGCGCCGAGCTGCGGGGCACGGTCAAGTTGGTGCGCGACGGCCTCGACCGGGTGCTGGCCCAGCGCAGCCGGGTGACGGCGACGCTGAAGGAGTACATCGTCTCCCACGACGCCGCCCGCGACCGCGAGCTGGAGCAGACCCTGCGCCAGGTCGAGTCCGAGCTGATGACCTGGATGTCGACGACCGGCCCGCGGGCCACCCACGAGGTGTCCCTGCTCCCGAGCCGGGTCAGCGTCGACCACCTGCGCGAGCGCTTCCACGACCCGGCCGACGACGTGCTGCCGGACCCGATCACCGCGGCCGACCCGGCCGAGGCGCCGACCCTGTCGCTGGAGGAGCTGATGGCCCAGGGCGGTCCCCAGCTGGGCTCGTTGCGCCAGCGCCTCGACGACGCGCTGCGCGACCTGCTGCCCGCGGGCTCGCTGGGCGAGCTCTTCGACGCGCTGGAGCCGTCGCTGCGCCGGCCCGTGGAGATCTTCGGGCTGCTCCACCTGGCGGCCGACCGCGAGTGGACGACCGAGGACGTCGTCGAGGAGTTCGCCGCCGTGCGCCCCGACGGCTCGCGGCGCACCTTCGCGGTGCCGCGCACCCCGCTTCCCGACCCCGATCTGGCCCCCGGCCGCGAGCACGACCGAGAGGAGTCCCGCCGGTGAGCGTCGAGCTGGACGAGCAGACCGCGGAGACCAACGACTTCGACGACCTCGACGAGGTCGCCGACGAGACGTCGGTCTCCCTGTTCGAGGGCGACGAGGGCGGCCTCGAGTACGCCCAGCGGCACGCGCTGGTCA contains:
- a CDS encoding DUF3375 domain-containing protein — protein: MSDIAAELARVKGAFAQPTLTLLHQRQAPVVITIFRAAFGRNNRPIPTARLHTQVEEHLAEIRNAGDADLPTGSGRDICQRWMRGQWLVRSLDEQGNEVYSLTSHAQQALELVKNLARDRATLSEHRIATILSTVRRFNSEANPDRSARVTLLNDEIARLKVERDRLVDGAEMVSATEDYMLEGFTELLSLISALPSDFARVEERFATIRGEILAAFRAEDRPAGEVIDDYLARADALITATQEGRAFEGAFALLRDDGLVTQLREDLNALLEHPLSPGILGEADRAELRGTVKLVRDGLDRVLAQRSRVTATLKEYIVSHDAARDRELEQTLRQVESELMTWMSTTGPRATHEVSLLPSRVSVDHLRERFHDPADDVLPDPITAADPAEAPTLSLEELMAQGGPQLGSLRQRLDDALRDLLPAGSLGELFDALEPSLRRPVEIFGLLHLAADREWTTEDVVEEFAAVRPDGSRRTFAVPRTPLPDPDLAPGREHDREESRR
- a CDS encoding glutathione S-transferase family protein; its protein translation is MRYVSDRVTREPGRSQDPYVGELDVPTWPVQPGRYRLVAARACPWANRAIIVRSLLGLEDVVSMGLAGPTHDERSWTFDLDPGGVDPVLRYERLQQAYLARDPAYDRGITVPALVDVPTRALVTNDFPSITHDLFFEWRDHHRPDAPDLWPEECREEMDQVMERIFTEVNNGVYRCGFAGSQDAYDAAYDRLWSALDWLEERLTDRRYLMGERITEADVRLFTTLARFDAVYHGHFKCNRNRLTEMPVLWAYARDLFQTPGFGDSIDFDQIKLHYYVVHEDINPTGIVPKGPDESGWHAPHGRERLGSPQSS